In Sphingobacterium sp. PCS056, the following proteins share a genomic window:
- a CDS encoding methionine aminotransferase translates to MNSKFQSKLPEVGTTIFSKMSALAQQYGALNLAQGFPDYDTDPDLIDLVHTYMHTGFNQYALMPGVLPLREKIAEKVWNTHQVHVDVNDEITVTSGGTQAIFTAIATVVNIGDEVLIFEPAYDCYAPTVKLFGGKVIPITLLAPDFAIDWDYVKILVNGKTKLIIINNPNNPTGRQLKRADIDALTAIVTSSNAFILSDEVYEHLVFDGRAPISLVAYPVLRERSFVIASFGKLFHVTGWKVGYCIAPVELTREFRKIHQYNVFSVNGAVQMALAKYLEETNRYLNLGHFFEEKRNYLVKGIANSKFTVLPSEGTYFINVDYGAISSEHDLSYAERLVVENKVALIPISAFYTSNLDQYILRICFAKRTETLTQAIDLLNNI, encoded by the coding sequence ATGAATTCAAAATTTCAATCTAAGCTTCCTGAGGTGGGTACGACCATATTTAGTAAAATGTCTGCATTAGCACAACAATATGGGGCATTAAATTTGGCACAAGGATTTCCTGATTACGATACTGACCCTGATTTGATTGATTTGGTACACACGTATATGCATACAGGATTTAATCAATATGCGCTAATGCCTGGCGTTTTACCGTTACGTGAAAAAATAGCAGAAAAAGTTTGGAATACACATCAGGTGCATGTCGATGTTAATGATGAGATAACAGTTACATCAGGGGGGACACAAGCTATTTTTACGGCTATTGCTACGGTTGTGAACATAGGTGATGAAGTACTGATTTTTGAACCTGCCTACGACTGCTATGCTCCAACGGTTAAATTATTTGGAGGGAAGGTAATTCCCATAACCCTGTTGGCGCCAGATTTTGCGATCGACTGGGATTATGTGAAGATTTTAGTCAATGGCAAAACGAAATTGATCATTATTAATAATCCGAATAATCCGACTGGTAGGCAGCTAAAACGAGCTGATATTGATGCTTTGACAGCTATTGTTACTTCATCTAATGCATTTATTTTAAGTGATGAGGTATATGAACATCTTGTATTTGACGGTAGAGCGCCAATTTCTTTAGTGGCTTATCCAGTATTGCGGGAAAGAAGTTTTGTGATCGCGTCATTTGGGAAATTATTTCATGTTACGGGCTGGAAAGTAGGTTACTGCATTGCGCCTGTCGAGTTAACACGAGAATTCAGAAAAATTCATCAATATAATGTATTCAGTGTCAATGGGGCAGTGCAAATGGCACTTGCTAAGTATCTGGAAGAAACGAATCGCTATTTAAATTTGGGTCATTTTTTTGAAGAGAAGAGGAATTACTTGGTAAAGGGTATAGCAAATTCAAAATTTACTGTTTTACCGAGTGAAGGAACCTATTTTATAAATGTTGACTATGGTGCTATTTCATCTGAGCATGACTTAAGTTATGCCGAAAGATTGGTGGTTGAAAACAAAGTTGCACTGATCCCTATTTCTGCTTTTTATACATCGAATTTGGATCAATATATTTTGAGAATTTGTTTTGCTAAAAGAACAGAAACACTCACACAAGCAATTGACTTACTTAATAATATCTAG
- a CDS encoding peroxiredoxin family protein — protein MKKIFLYFLFCLPLLAVAQKKELTKADYIARVKANPDSVSSLIDLRRVGGYTPEYAELQNLYNTLGKKVKNSKDGKEFKAYLKALSTVEIGKQAPAFTQNDTTGNPVSLSDFKGQYVLLDFWASWCPDCRVESPDLVKTYAAFKDKNFEILGISFDRDRNSWIKAIHTDQLHWKHVSDLQRWQNNVGTLYGVKSIPQNVLIDPTGKIIARNLHGEDLNNKLKEVLK, from the coding sequence ATGAAAAAAATATTTTTATATTTCCTTTTCTGCTTACCATTATTGGCTGTAGCTCAAAAAAAGGAACTCACGAAAGCGGATTACATTGCCCGCGTCAAAGCAAATCCTGATTCCGTTTCCTCATTAATTGATTTGAGAAGAGTTGGTGGTTATACTCCCGAGTATGCAGAATTACAGAATCTGTATAATACACTAGGTAAAAAGGTAAAAAACTCCAAGGATGGCAAAGAGTTTAAAGCATATCTAAAAGCGCTGTCTACGGTAGAAATAGGCAAACAAGCACCAGCATTCACGCAAAATGATACCACAGGCAATCCCGTGAGCTTATCTGACTTTAAAGGTCAATATGTGCTGTTGGACTTTTGGGCATCTTGGTGTCCAGATTGTCGAGTAGAAAGTCCTGATCTAGTTAAAACGTATGCGGCCTTTAAAGACAAAAATTTTGAGATTTTAGGAATATCCTTTGATAGAGATCGAAACTCGTGGATCAAAGCTATCCATACCGATCAATTACATTGGAAGCATGTCTCCGACTTACAACGTTGGCAAAATAATGTAGGGACATTGTATGGGGTCAAATCTATTCCACAAAATGTTTTAATAGACCCTACAGGAAAAATTATTGCACGAAATCTCCATGGAGAAGACTTAAACAACAAATTGAAAGAAGTACTAAAGTAA
- the radA gene encoding DNA repair protein RadA, with protein sequence MAKTKSAYFCQSCGFESAKWLGQCPSCKQWNSLVEEVVEKSGSKVPEWRSTSVTSSPKRANKAAVIHEIVYQDESRILTPDQEFNRVLGGGIVPGSLVLIGGEPGIGKSTLMLQLALSIPQVKTLYISGEESEQQIKMRAERLSQSSNANCYILTETSTQNIFKQIEVVQPDVIVIDSIQTLHSSQIESAPGSVSQVRECTAELLRFAKETSTPVLIVGHITKDGSIAGPKVLEHMVDTVLQFEGDRHHVYRILRAVKNRFGSASELGIYEMQGSGLREVSNPSEIMISQRDAPVSGVSIAAMLEGARPMMIEVQALVSNSAFGNPQRTSTGFDTKRLSMLLAVLEKRFGFRLSAQDVFLNIAGGLRVEDPAIDLAVIVAIISSQQDIAVKTNITFAGEVGLSGEIRAVNRIEQRIAEAEKLGFEGVFISKFNTKGLDPKKYNIAIRPVATLEDVFRALFG encoded by the coding sequence ATGGCTAAAACAAAATCAGCATATTTCTGTCAAAGTTGTGGATTTGAATCTGCAAAATGGCTGGGACAATGTCCTTCATGTAAACAATGGAATTCTTTAGTGGAGGAAGTTGTCGAGAAATCAGGTTCAAAAGTTCCAGAATGGCGGAGTACTTCGGTGACATCCTCACCTAAACGCGCAAATAAAGCTGCCGTTATCCACGAGATCGTGTATCAAGATGAATCCCGTATCTTAACACCTGATCAGGAATTTAACCGTGTGCTTGGAGGAGGGATTGTTCCGGGGTCTTTGGTCTTGATCGGAGGGGAGCCCGGTATCGGTAAATCGACTTTAATGTTGCAACTCGCGTTATCTATTCCACAGGTGAAGACCTTATATATTTCTGGAGAGGAAAGTGAGCAACAGATCAAAATGCGGGCGGAACGGTTGTCACAATCATCAAATGCAAATTGCTATATCTTAACGGAAACTTCTACTCAGAATATCTTTAAACAGATCGAGGTAGTACAGCCCGATGTGATTGTGATCGACTCCATTCAGACGCTACATTCTTCTCAAATTGAATCTGCCCCCGGGTCGGTATCTCAAGTGCGAGAATGTACTGCTGAGTTGCTGCGTTTTGCAAAAGAAACAAGTACGCCTGTTTTGATTGTTGGTCATATTACTAAAGATGGTTCTATCGCAGGTCCCAAAGTATTGGAACATATGGTCGATACGGTATTGCAATTTGAAGGTGATCGACATCATGTATACCGGATTTTGCGAGCCGTGAAAAATCGTTTTGGTTCTGCCTCCGAACTAGGGATATATGAAATGCAAGGATCGGGACTGCGAGAGGTTTCTAATCCTTCTGAAATCATGATTTCGCAACGAGATGCTCCGGTTAGTGGGGTTTCTATTGCGGCCATGTTAGAGGGGGCACGTCCTATGATGATCGAAGTACAAGCATTGGTCAGTAATTCTGCATTTGGAAACCCACAGCGTACCTCTACTGGATTTGATACCAAAAGATTAAGTATGTTGCTTGCTGTACTGGAAAAGCGCTTTGGCTTTAGGTTGAGCGCGCAAGACGTTTTCTTAAATATTGCTGGCGGATTGCGTGTGGAAGACCCTGCCATAGATTTGGCTGTGATCGTTGCTATTATTTCATCACAACAGGATATTGCTGTAAAAACGAATATCACATTTGCGGGAGAAGTGGGGCTTTCAGGAGAAATTCGTGCCGTAAATCGCATCGAGCAACGCATTGCTGAGGCTGAGAAACTGGGATTTGAAGGTGTTTTTATATCGAAGTTTAATACCAAAGGATTGGATCCTAAAAAGTATAATATCGCGATTCGACCTGTGGCAACATTAGAAGATGTATTTAGAGCCTTGTTTGGATAA
- a CDS encoding RNA polymerase sigma factor: MNLEQEFVILLEKNQNIIHKICKIYTDQEDVHKDLFQEITIQLWHSYPKFRGEAKFSTWAYRIGLNTAISLFRNKKKAISIIPWDQALEKISYEEYDPQKDDQLRYLYEAIHHLNDIEKALVYLYLEDKDYTEIAETLGISEVNARVKMNRTKTKLKEILKKKGAL, from the coding sequence ATGAATTTGGAACAAGAGTTTGTTATCCTTTTAGAAAAAAATCAAAATATTATACATAAAATCTGTAAAATATACACAGATCAAGAAGATGTACATAAAGATCTTTTCCAAGAAATAACGATACAGCTATGGCACTCTTATCCCAAATTCAGAGGAGAAGCCAAATTTAGCACATGGGCCTATAGAATTGGATTGAATACAGCCATCTCCCTATTTAGAAACAAGAAAAAAGCGATCAGTATCATACCTTGGGATCAAGCATTAGAAAAGATATCCTATGAAGAATACGACCCCCAAAAAGACGATCAGCTTCGCTATTTATATGAAGCCATACATCATTTAAATGATATTGAAAAAGCACTCGTATACCTCTATCTAGAAGATAAAGATTATACTGAAATTGCTGAGACCTTAGGAATTAGTGAAGTAAATGCACGTGTAAAAATGAATAGGACAAAAACAAAGTTAAAAGAGATTTTAAAAAAGAAAGGAGCTTTATAA
- a CDS encoding DUF1294 domain-containing protein, whose product MEKIAVYYFLFINFISFLSFYIDKQKAKNKSNRISEKTFLTYCIIGGSLGGFAAMQLFRHKTKKRSFLLPFYFIAVLHIGLIYGYARYHGSV is encoded by the coding sequence ATGGAAAAGATTGCAGTCTATTATTTTTTATTTATTAATTTCATCAGCTTTTTAAGCTTTTATATAGACAAGCAAAAAGCTAAAAATAAAAGCAACAGAATCTCAGAAAAAACATTTCTCACCTATTGCATCATTGGCGGAAGCTTAGGTGGATTTGCAGCCATGCAATTATTCAGGCATAAAACAAAAAAGAGAAGCTTTTTGCTTCCCTTTTATTTTATCGCTGTGCTACATATTGGATTAATCTACGGTTATGCCCGCTACCATGGCTCAGTTTAA
- a CDS encoding dipeptidase, with product MKNYVLRLALILSVIGTAKAQDYGSIHQQMIVVDGHNDVIITSILKGHDISQQLMVNHTDIPRLIVGGVDVQVFAVWSDDKKWKSGAFKHANDQIDALEKVLDQNPDQIEMAKNSDEIERIIKSGKIAALIGIEGGNMIEADLQNLEALYKRGARYMTLTWNYDLSWATAAAQESKTKSREGKGLSALGKEIIRRMNKLGMMVDLSHAGEQTFYDVLEISTKPVLVSHSNSYSLTPHFRNLKDAQLEALKKNRGVVGVNFYSGFLDKNYEKRVKKLYKKQFGKQGNYSLSASSQYEQLTSEHKHVANVSMSLLLDHIDYLVKKIGIDHVAIGSDYDGIESTPQGLEDVSKFPNLTHALLKRGYDSSDIAKIMGLNFLRILKENEN from the coding sequence ATGAAAAATTACGTTTTACGATTGGCTTTGATATTATCAGTAATTGGAACTGCGAAAGCGCAAGATTACGGATCGATTCATCAGCAGATGATTGTGGTTGATGGCCATAATGATGTGATCATTACCTCGATTTTAAAAGGGCATGATATCAGTCAGCAATTGATGGTAAATCATACAGATATTCCCAGGTTGATTGTGGGCGGAGTGGATGTTCAAGTTTTTGCGGTTTGGTCTGATGATAAAAAATGGAAATCGGGAGCTTTTAAGCATGCCAATGATCAAATTGATGCTCTGGAGAAGGTATTAGATCAAAACCCAGATCAGATCGAAATGGCTAAAAATAGCGATGAAATCGAACGCATTATAAAATCTGGAAAGATTGCTGCGCTCATTGGTATTGAAGGAGGTAATATGATCGAGGCTGATCTGCAAAATCTAGAAGCTTTGTATAAACGAGGCGCACGATATATGACATTGACTTGGAACTACGATTTGTCTTGGGCAACTGCTGCTGCTCAAGAATCTAAAACAAAGTCAAGGGAAGGAAAAGGATTGTCTGCATTGGGCAAAGAGATTATCAGGAGAATGAATAAACTGGGGATGATGGTGGATTTATCCCACGCTGGAGAGCAAACGTTTTATGATGTATTGGAAATCTCCACAAAACCGGTCTTAGTCTCGCATAGTAATTCTTATTCATTGACCCCGCATTTTCGAAATTTGAAGGATGCCCAATTAGAGGCTTTGAAGAAAAATAGGGGAGTCGTTGGCGTTAATTTCTATTCTGGTTTTCTGGATAAAAATTACGAAAAGCGAGTGAAGAAATTATATAAAAAACAATTTGGAAAGCAAGGTAATTATAGTCTTTCTGCTTCAAGTCAGTATGAGCAATTAACAAGTGAGCATAAGCATGTAGCTAATGTATCCATGTCCTTATTATTGGACCATATTGACTATCTAGTAAAAAAGATAGGCATTGATCACGTAGCTATTGGTTCCGATTACGATGGTATTGAATCGACTCCGCAGGGTTTGGAAGATGTCAGCAAATTTCCGAATTTAACTCACGCTCTTTTGAAGAGGGGGTATGACTCATCTGATATTGCAAAGATCATGGGATTAAACTTTTTAAGAATATTAAAAGAGAATGAAAATTAA
- a CDS encoding serine hydrolase domain-containing protein produces MMINRIKLLITGLFAIGCLHTNHLKAQYRSSIKNETVLFNNMDAVLPLGKLDQYNMTICAPDSSLFNQFQEQLSRYAGVNYVGYKNFDEHVKYSNVVIVAIKSEELTTSFVDQLMQAERNNKKIILAVFGKGDVLAMLDDFKSPILWNAHFSDETQRNAAMTIFGGLSATNKLQKTYSAIFLKGMGEATSQTRIQYSLAKNDVLNIERLSKKIDAIAEEAIAQKATPGAVVMVVKNGQVIFEKGYGYHTYSKEVPTTIHNIFDLASVSKIAGTTPVIMRLTEQGIIDLNKPIGDYLWQAKSTNKKDILLKSVMLHEAGFTPFIPFYRNLKPGDVQRNYSFTHNVKVADSCYLLNNYYRDVMWPEMLNSEVKPVGSYVYSDISMYVMKEVAEHQTAIPMQDYVQDNFYRPLGMQTAGYNPRERFSKSQIIPTEQDTSFRKVLLQGYVHDQGAAMAGGVAGHAGLFATANDLAIYGQLLLNEGEYGGERYFKSETVELFTSKQSESSRRGLGFDRWDPNIKNEYPSKLSNSSVYGHTGYTGTCIWIDPANQLIYIFLSNRVHPQVSTKLLNLNIRSRIQDAIYEAILEGKK; encoded by the coding sequence ATGATGATAAATAGAATAAAACTCCTAATTACTGGACTTTTTGCTATTGGCTGTCTCCATACTAATCACTTAAAAGCCCAATACAGATCTTCTATTAAAAATGAAACCGTCCTTTTTAATAATATGGATGCGGTACTTCCTTTAGGTAAATTGGATCAATATAACATGACTATTTGTGCACCTGATTCGAGCTTGTTTAATCAGTTTCAGGAGCAATTATCTCGTTATGCAGGAGTTAATTATGTCGGTTATAAAAATTTTGATGAGCATGTGAAATATAGCAATGTGGTGATCGTCGCAATTAAATCGGAAGAGTTAACGACTTCTTTTGTCGATCAGCTCATGCAGGCGGAACGAAATAATAAAAAAATCATTCTCGCTGTTTTTGGAAAGGGTGACGTATTAGCTATGCTTGATGATTTTAAAAGTCCAATTTTGTGGAATGCACATTTTTCTGATGAAACGCAAAGAAATGCAGCTATGACCATTTTTGGAGGCTTGTCAGCTACTAATAAACTTCAGAAAACATATTCTGCTATTTTTTTAAAGGGTATGGGGGAAGCGACAAGTCAGACGCGTATCCAGTACAGTTTGGCCAAGAATGATGTGCTTAATATCGAGAGGTTAAGTAAGAAAATAGATGCTATCGCTGAAGAGGCAATTGCTCAAAAAGCTACTCCTGGGGCTGTTGTTATGGTGGTCAAGAATGGACAGGTTATTTTTGAAAAAGGTTATGGCTACCATACTTATAGTAAAGAAGTACCAACAACGATACATAACATCTTCGATTTGGCATCTGTGAGTAAAATTGCAGGGACTACACCGGTCATTATGCGCTTGACGGAGCAAGGAATTATTGATTTAAACAAACCTATAGGAGATTATCTTTGGCAGGCTAAATCAACGAATAAAAAAGATATTCTTTTAAAAAGTGTGATGCTCCATGAGGCTGGATTTACACCTTTTATTCCCTTTTATAGAAATTTAAAGCCTGGCGACGTACAACGCAATTATTCATTTACACATAACGTCAAGGTTGCTGATAGTTGTTACTTGCTCAACAATTATTATCGAGATGTGATGTGGCCTGAAATGCTCAACTCTGAAGTGAAGCCAGTAGGCAGTTATGTCTATAGCGATATCAGTATGTATGTCATGAAAGAAGTGGCAGAACATCAAACTGCTATACCGATGCAAGATTATGTACAGGATAATTTCTATCGACCATTAGGGATGCAGACTGCTGGATATAATCCTAGAGAGCGTTTTTCAAAGTCTCAAATTATACCTACTGAACAGGATACATCTTTTAGAAAGGTACTATTACAAGGTTATGTTCATGATCAGGGAGCTGCTATGGCAGGGGGTGTAGCTGGTCATGCTGGATTATTTGCAACAGCTAATGACTTGGCAATTTATGGACAACTTTTACTAAATGAAGGGGAATATGGTGGAGAGCGATATTTTAAATCAGAGACAGTCGAATTGTTTACGTCAAAGCAGTCTGAATCTAGCCGCCGAGGATTGGGTTTTGATCGTTGGGATCCCAATATCAAAAATGAATACCCTTCAAAATTATCAAATTCAAGTGTCTATGGACATACGGGATACACGGGTACTTGCATTTGGATTGATCCAGCAAATCAGCTGATCTATATATTTCTGTCCAATCGCGTTCATCCACAAGTTTCTACAAAATTATTGAATCTCAATATTAGAAGTCGCATTCAAGATGCGATTTATGAAGCGATTCTAGAAGGGAAGAAATAA
- the xseA gene encoding exodeoxyribonuclease VII large subunit, with amino-acid sequence MPEVVENRTIFSLLEVTRSIQKTIAERYKSLYWIKAEMNKLNHYSHSGHCYPELVEKTEGKIVAEIRSILWKADYQRINNHFLKIAQEPLREGITMLFQASISYDPMYGLSLRIVDIDPTFTLGELEKEKLNSINKLKQEGIFDANKNLPFPTLPKRLAIISVETSKGLSDFYKIINQNPWGYKIEQTLYPALLQGDKSVPSIIRQLSIIAERSEAYDAVAIIRGGGGEVGLSSYNNYLLAKAIAIFPLPILTGIGHSTNLTVSEMVAYKNAITPSELADFLIQKFHNFAIPLDQLTARILQNTTAIFKDENEKLKAFASTIKWSVQQSIRQSKIDLTAFEKDIKTNLTYIFRQKYTTLDHLEKIIQLADPIRLLQKGFSITKVNGELLVSVDQINENDVLTTQVWDGEVSSITQKINKNGK; translated from the coding sequence ATGCCAGAGGTCGTAGAAAACAGAACCATTTTTTCCTTATTGGAAGTAACTCGAAGCATTCAAAAAACTATTGCTGAACGCTATAAGAGTTTGTATTGGATCAAAGCGGAGATGAACAAATTGAATCATTACTCCCATTCTGGGCACTGTTATCCCGAATTAGTCGAAAAAACCGAAGGAAAGATCGTAGCTGAGATTCGTTCCATCCTATGGAAAGCAGATTATCAAAGAATCAACAACCATTTCCTTAAGATAGCTCAAGAACCTTTGCGTGAAGGAATTACCATGTTATTCCAAGCGAGTATCTCCTACGATCCTATGTACGGTTTGAGTCTTAGGATTGTAGATATTGATCCGACCTTTACTTTAGGAGAGCTGGAAAAAGAAAAATTAAACAGTATCAATAAACTGAAGCAAGAAGGTATTTTTGATGCAAATAAAAACCTTCCTTTTCCTACACTACCCAAGCGATTAGCTATTATTTCGGTAGAAACCAGCAAAGGATTATCCGATTTTTACAAAATTATTAATCAAAATCCTTGGGGATATAAAATTGAGCAAACACTTTATCCGGCATTATTGCAAGGAGATAAATCAGTTCCTTCAATCATCCGGCAGCTGTCCATCATTGCAGAACGCTCAGAAGCTTACGATGCAGTAGCAATTATCCGCGGTGGTGGCGGAGAAGTAGGCTTATCAAGTTACAACAACTACCTATTGGCAAAAGCTATTGCCATTTTCCCACTACCTATATTAACTGGTATTGGACACTCCACCAACCTTACAGTAAGTGAAATGGTCGCCTATAAAAATGCGATCACACCAAGTGAACTCGCAGATTTCCTAATCCAAAAATTTCATAATTTCGCCATTCCCTTAGATCAATTGACAGCACGAATATTGCAAAATACAACTGCGATATTTAAAGATGAAAATGAAAAATTAAAAGCCTTTGCCTCAACCATTAAATGGTCTGTCCAGCAATCTATAAGACAATCAAAAATTGATTTGACTGCCTTTGAAAAAGATATTAAAACAAATTTAACCTACATCTTCCGTCAGAAATATACGACGCTCGATCATCTTGAAAAAATTATCCAGCTCGCAGATCCTATTCGACTGCTCCAAAAAGGATTTTCAATCACCAAAGTCAATGGAGAACTGTTGGTATCTGTAGATCAAATCAATGAGAATGATGTACTCACAACTCAAGTCTGGGATGGTGAGGTGAGCAGCATCACACAAAAAATCAATAAAAATGGAAAATAA
- the xseB gene encoding exodeoxyribonuclease VII small subunit: protein MENNYTYTDAFSELEQIVQEIETGNTNIDVLSEKIKRASLLIQVCRAQLTSTEEEVNLLLKNLTPNEDEDE from the coding sequence ATGGAAAATAATTATACCTATACCGACGCATTTTCGGAGTTAGAACAAATCGTACAGGAAATTGAAACTGGGAATACCAATATTGATGTCCTATCTGAAAAAATAAAAAGAGCATCTCTATTAATTCAAGTTTGCAGAGCACAGCTCACCTCCACAGAGGAGGAGGTCAATCTTTTATTAAAAAACTTGACCCCCAATGAAGATGAAGATGAATAG
- a CDS encoding FadR/GntR family transcriptional regulator codes for MLEKFENVDTSSLVDKVENHIIDLIRARNIQIGESLPKELELSESFGVSRTVIREALLRLRMVGLIESRKHRGAVLTNPKLLSPLKKIFHPAMLDDDTLKDIFEMRLALEVGMAELIFDRTSEEDIAELEAIVRVESINSDTRSFKIEEEVAFHGKLYKISGNKMLMDFQELLLPIFQYVHDSGLLNSDNASKEFISHKDLIKLLKNGDVTSFKEGMRKHLDNHYYRLLKH; via the coding sequence ATGTTAGAGAAATTTGAAAATGTTGATACATCAAGTTTAGTAGACAAAGTAGAAAATCATATTATTGATTTGATTAGGGCTCGTAATATCCAAATTGGAGAATCTCTTCCAAAGGAACTGGAGCTTTCTGAAAGTTTTGGGGTTTCCAGAACTGTTATTAGAGAGGCTTTATTACGGTTGCGTATGGTTGGTTTAATAGAATCTCGCAAGCACAGGGGAGCTGTTTTAACAAATCCAAAGCTGCTATCGCCTTTAAAGAAGATTTTCCACCCAGCGATGTTAGATGATGATACGCTCAAAGATATATTTGAAATGCGACTTGCTCTTGAAGTGGGGATGGCAGAATTGATTTTCGATCGCACATCGGAAGAAGATATAGCTGAATTGGAAGCAATCGTGCGAGTTGAATCAATTAATAGCGATACGCGATCTTTTAAGATTGAAGAAGAGGTTGCTTTTCATGGTAAATTGTATAAGATCTCCGGTAATAAAATGTTAATGGATTTTCAAGAACTCTTGTTACCTATTTTCCAATATGTCCATGACAGCGGTTTATTAAATAGCGATAATGCTTCAAAAGAGTTTATTTCTCATAAAGATCTGATAAAATTATTAAAAAATGGTGATGTAACTTCCTTTAAAGAAGGCATGCGTAAACATTTGGATAATCATTATTACCGTTTATTGAAGCATTAA
- a CDS encoding dihydrodipicolinate synthase family protein, translated as MNNLKLQGLIAAPFTPLLSNGDINIGAIPAYYELLKQNHVAGAFICGSTGEGVSLTFDERVAIMQTWAETTLQDKDFKVITLVGGTNIKECCLLAAKAEEFGLYGISFTSPFYFKPANIDQLAKCCAEIASAAPHTAFYYYHIPVLTGGNFAMIDLLKAIDGKIPNFAGIKYTHEDFMDYLSCLNFADRKYDMLWGRDENMLSALVLGAKGAVGSTYNYAAPLYLALIAAYDQGDFEKANTLQQKSIDMITLLGKYGGISVGKSYMKLIGLDCGEFRLPVRNMTTTDFEKFKADVAALDFQSFQSTL; from the coding sequence ATGAATAATCTCAAATTACAAGGCTTAATTGCAGCACCTTTTACTCCATTATTGTCCAATGGCGATATTAACATTGGCGCTATTCCAGCTTATTATGAATTATTGAAACAGAATCATGTTGCGGGCGCCTTTATATGTGGATCTACAGGCGAAGGGGTGTCATTAACTTTTGATGAGCGGGTCGCTATTATGCAAACTTGGGCAGAGACAACATTGCAGGATAAAGATTTTAAGGTGATCACGCTTGTTGGGGGTACAAATATTAAAGAATGCTGTTTGCTTGCTGCTAAAGCCGAAGAATTTGGACTATATGGTATATCCTTCACTTCGCCATTTTATTTCAAACCGGCAAATATAGATCAGTTAGCAAAGTGTTGCGCAGAAATCGCTTCAGCGGCACCGCATACAGCCTTTTATTATTATCATATACCCGTATTGACTGGAGGAAATTTTGCGATGATCGATTTATTAAAAGCAATTGACGGCAAAATCCCCAATTTTGCAGGTATAAAATATACCCATGAAGACTTTATGGATTACTTATCATGTCTTAATTTTGCTGACCGCAAATATGATATGCTTTGGGGCCGAGATGAAAACATGCTATCTGCCCTTGTCCTTGGAGCTAAAGGAGCAGTTGGAAGTACTTACAATTATGCCGCACCACTATATTTAGCATTAATTGCTGCTTATGATCAAGGTGATTTTGAGAAAGCAAACACATTACAACAAAAATCAATCGATATGATCACATTATTAGGAAAGTATGGTGGTATATCAGTCGGTAAATCTTACATGAAACTAATTGGTTTGGATTGCGGCGAATTTAGACTTCCTGTACGCAATATGACGACAACTGATTTTGAAAAATTTAAAGCTGATGTGGCAGCATTAGATTTTCAAAGTTTCCAATCAACGTTATAA